The Ipomoea triloba cultivar NCNSP0323 chromosome 4, ASM357664v1 DNA segment TGACTTAAATTTTCTTTATGGCAGTTTGAGGTAAATTTGTATTATAATTGCTTTCTAATTGGATAGGATTAGAAGTTATTAAACAGATTTGGATTTTCATGGGCTGCCCTTATTTTATCTGTTTCATTAATATCTGGTTTAGTTATTTAATTCTATTGAAATTTGGATGATATTGTATTAATCGGTCCTAAATATGATTTGTTTTGTGTAAAGTTTTActctttgattttattttttaattttaatttatttttttgtggatTTTGACTGTCTGggaaatttaaaagtttatttacaTCCCAGAACTAATTCATAGAAGGAACATTTCAGTATGTGGGAAAAAATGTTGTTACAAGTTTCTTTACTTCATTTTCAAAGCAGTTGATAAATCTATGGGTATGTGTTTTAAATTGAACAGGTATCATGGCTCTTGCTCAGAATTACCAAATACAAAATGGCCCTTTTCGCAGTTATGGTAGAAACCATCTAACTAGCCACAGTTACACTCCTGCTGCAACCAATTCCTCCAACTACAGTCAGTATCTCGATAGCAGTTTTAGGCATCTAGGAAACCAAGATATCTCAAATGACTTACTTAAAGATTTCAGGGAGTATAACTACAATTATGATAGCTATGTGAAGCCTGAGGTTGAACCTTCTTCAAAGCGAAGAaagttttcatcttcttcatggGGAAATAATGGGTGGTACAGTCAGCAAACCAATGCTTGTAATATGCTTCCACCAGGACAACAAAGTACACATAATAATGTGCTCCCCAGGAATCAGAGAGTGTTTGATAACATCAGCTCAGGCCACAATAATAATTCAGCCATTACTACAACTGTTAATACTAGTAATGTGCCTTATTCCAATGGATATACTTCTGCTTCCTTCAAGTGTAATCAGTCAGAGTTTGAAGGTGACAACAATGATGTGGCCTTTATGTCTAGAGAGGAAATTGAGAGATGCTCACCATCTAGGAAAGATGGTATTGATGTGGTGCTTGAAATGCATTTGCGATATTCATATTGCGCTTTTCTTCAGAGCCTTGGAATTCGGTTGGAGCTGTAAGCCTCTAATTCATATTTGAGCTGTTGTTTGCATGTGTGCTGCATAATGTGTAGTTGGGATGTGCTTACTTAATACCTCTGGAGTTCATCTAGTCACCACTGTGTCTAGTACATTTTTGTCATAAGTTTTATGATTTTGAAACAATTGTTATCATGCAAAAACTAATGATGGTTTTCCTTGCTTTCAGGCCACAAACAACCACTGGGACTTCCATGGTTTTGTGCCACCGTTTCTTTCTTCGTAGGTCTCATGCTTGTCATGATAGATTTGTAAGTTTCCTTGACactaaaattttcttttggaATGTCTGTTCTATCTGTACATTGCAATACAGAAGCTCATTATTGTTTATCCGATTTGATTGCAGTTGATTGCTACTGCTGCTCTCTTCCTAGCTGCAAAGTCAGAAGAGACACCATGTCCTCTCAACAATATTCTAAGAGCATCATGTGAAATTTTCCACAAGCAGGACTTTTCTTATTTGTCATATCTGCTTCCTGCTGTTAGTATCCATGCTATCTCTGTGTCTCAACATATGTCACGTTATTATTTGTACTCTTAACATGTGCTTACATTTTA contains these protein-coding regions:
- the LOC116016449 gene encoding cyclin-T1-3-like isoform X2; amino-acid sequence: MALAQNYQIQNGPFRSYGRNHLTSHSYTPAATNSSNYSQYLDSSFRHLGNQDISNDLLKDFREYNYNYDSYVKPEVEPSSKRRKFSSSSWGNNGWYSQQTNACNMLPPGQQSTHNNVLPRNQRVFDNISSGHNNNSAITTTVNTSNVPYSNGYTSASFKCNQSEFEGDNNDVAFMSREEIERCSPSRKDGIDVVLEMHLRYSYCAFLQSLGIRLELPQTTTGTSMVLCHRFFLRRSHACHDRFLIATAALFLAAKSEETPCPLNNILRASCEIFHKQDFSYLSYLLPADWFEQYRERIIEAEQMILTTLNFELNVLHPYDPLTSTLEKLGFSHSVLVNMALNLISEGIYRRIIMLTLYAIVSRRLIHQMFCFSSEVN
- the LOC116016449 gene encoding cyclin-T1-3-like isoform X1; this encodes MALAQNYQIQNGPFRSYGRNHLTSHSYTPAATNSSNYSQYLDSSFRHLGNQDISNDLLKDFREYNYNYDSYVKPEVEPSSKRRKFSSSSWGNNGWYSQQTNACNMLPPGQQSTHNNVLPRNQRVFDNISSGHNNNSAITTTVNTSNVPYSNGYTSASFKCNQSEFEGDNNDVAFMSREEIERCSPSRKDGIDVVLEMHLRYSYCAFLQSLGIRLELPQTTTGTSMVLCHRFFLRRSHACHDRFLIATAALFLAAKSEETPCPLNNILRASCEIFHKQDFSYLSYLLPADWFEQYRERIIEAEQMILTTLNFELNVLHPYDPLTSTLEKLGFSHSVLVNMALNLISEGLRSSLWLQFKPNQIAAGAAYLAAKILNMNLASNNIIWQEFQTPPNVLRDVARQLMELL